One window of Acipenser ruthenus chromosome 17, fAciRut3.2 maternal haplotype, whole genome shotgun sequence genomic DNA carries:
- the LOC117423578 gene encoding ubiquitin carboxyl-terminal hydrolase 36-like isoform X1 encodes MPIVDKLKEALKPGRKDSADDGDLNKLLASSAKKVLLQKIEFEPASKGFSYQLEALKSKYVILNPKSEGATGQRPTDLIQIKKQVSENASGGDSDGIPAPHKVLFPGNRLSMKWERVYRVGAGLHNLGNTCFLNSTVQCLTYTPPLANYLLSKEHSRACHQSGFCMMCIMQNHLIQAFANTGNAIKPVSFIRDLKKIARHFRFGSQEDAHEFLRYTIDAMQKACLNGYTKLDRQTQATTLVHQIFGGYLRSRVKCSVCKSVSDTYDPYLDIAVEIRQAPNIVRALEMFVKPDVLIGENAYMCAKCKKKVPASKRFTVHRPSNVLTLSLKRFANFSGGKITKDVGYPEFLNIRPYMSQSSGDPVMYGLYAVLVHSGYSCHAGHYYCYVKASSGQWYQMNDSVVHASNIKVVLNQQAYVLFYLRIPDSKKSLDGLGSKQSSIQSSRNSMTPELTKKSPLNGTLSSPQVGKKLESPQMRKIQVANGVGIPVPRNGTSQSPKLSQGSQSPRTPSKPSNTPAVIDETMKKVKKPSPPLQARGSHGPVVNGTGGGRPESDKRYRPESRSLAMSTSMKSLSEATAEGQIQKDSDPGESHLKLMGSPRSIHNGDTPTRSCLNGFQSPSRGTPPHAATNGKLADPRGTEEQKMVKLKPQALMNVSSEPTNTMSPPPAKKLALSAKKAACSLQTPSDSEPQFPPRHPSSNPHHPVKHQHLTSSSPAHKNRVLPSHSPKLQTPSKLGLGSTCSNSRSPKKWSVSSESDSLNSQLPSSSHLNGFAARAMVLHSPSGPDSKAPVEPGTGSETLPSGTLVPESRLNLKRKKKKHKHKSEGVGEECPPPEPEVSAEASCEEATEVPHKEEKKKKKKKRKRRDEEEGETDPPRASVHTHLEEKQEEVDWSLAGAWSITASTQHSEKGERKHTVRQGDTSGESALHSPGGEEETAVRVKKKKKKQREKHRETFVEETVPEPVLESLTLEEQQPAMNTDELTESKKKKKHKKEREEKKKEKRRRNVSEEEDAGFDPIPVEHKVNGERDREAKQAAVFVWDSQVQDGYKRTVNAPTSESTCPGPKPSSLAWDGKKASSVVDELLKHSMDKAYGTEVLTWEGAVSAVSQDAIEDARFAKNDTVIDEWDEDFDTGKVKKIKFKKEKKRNFNVFQKMQTHRNFWSATHPGKFASLGYRY; translated from the exons ATGCCCATAGTGGACAAACTAAAAGAGGCTCTGAAGCCGGGTCGGAAGGACTCTGCTGACGACGGCGATCTCAACAAGCTCCTAGCGTCCTCCGCAAAGAAAGTGCTGCTGCAGAAGATAGAGTTTGAGCCTGCCAGCAAAGGCTTCTCCTACCAGCTAGAGGCACTCAAGAGCAAGTATGTCATCCTCAACCCCAAATCTGAGGGAGCAACGGGACAGAGGCCCACAGATCTGATCCAGATCAAAAAACAAG TCTCAGAGAATGCGAGTGGGGGGGACAGCGATGGCATTCCTGCCCCTCACAAGGTGCTGTTCCCGGGGAACAGGCTGTCCATGAAGTGGGAGCGAGTTTATCGGGTTGGAGCCGGCCTCCACAACCTGGGTAACACCTGCTTCCTCAACTCCACTGTGCAGTGTCTTACCTACACCCCACCACTAGCCAACTACCTCCTGTCCAAGGAGCACAGCAGAGCAT GTCACCAGTCTGGGTTTTGTATGATGTGCATTATGCAAAACCACTTAATCCAGGCTTTCGCCAACACTGGCAACGCCATCAAACCAGTCTCCTTCATCAGAGACCTGAAAA aaattgCCAGACATTTCCGCTTCGGGAGTCAGGAGGATGCACATGAGTTCCTGCGCTACACCATTGATGCTATGCAGAAAGCCTGCCTTAACGGTTACACCAA gttagacagacaaacacaggcTACCACTTTAGTCCATCAGATATTTGGAGGTTATCTCAGGTCAAGAG TCAAGTGTTCGGTTTGTAAAAGCGTGTCAGATACCTACGACCCTTATCTGGACATAGCGGTTGAGATCCGG CAAGCTCCAAACATTGTCAGAGCTCTCGAGATGTTTGTGAAGCCAGATGTCCTGATTGGAGAGAACGCCTATATGTGTGCAAA GTGCAAGAAAAAAGTGCCAGCGTCCAAGCGGTTTACGGTTCATCGGCCGTCCAACGTCTTGACCCTGTCTCTCAAGAGGTTTGCGAACTTCAGCGGAGGCAAGATCACCAAG GATGTTGGTTACCCCGAATTCTTGAATATCCGCCCATACATGTCCCAGAGCTCCGGGGACCCTGTTATGTATGGACTGTACGCTGTTCTGGTGCATTCTGGGTACAGCTGCCATGCTGGTCACTACTACTGCTATGTTAAG GCCAGCAGTGGACAGTGGTACCAGATGAATGATTCTGTGGTGCATGCCAGCAATATCAAAGTTGTTCTCAACCAGCAGGCCTACGTTCTGTTTTATCTAAG AATCCCAGATTCAAAGAAGAGCTTGGATGGTCTCGGGTCTAAGCAGAGCTCAATCCAGTCTAGTAGGAACAGCATGACACCAGAACTAACAAAGAAATCCCCTCTTAATGGAACTCTTTCTTCACCGCAAGTAGGGAAG AAACTGGAGTCCCCGCAGATGAGGAAGATCCAGGTTGCTAATGGAGTTGGTATTCCGGTCCCCCGAAACGGCACCAGCCAGTCCCCGAAGCTCTCGCAGGGCTCCCAGTCCCCCAGGACCCCCTCCAAGCCCTCCAACACCCCTGCTGTGATCGACGAGACGATGAAAAAGGTGAAGAAGCCATCGCCGCCACTTCAGGCACGGGGCAGTCACGGGCCGGTTGTTAATGGTACCGGTGGAGGCAGGCCTGAGAGTGACAAACGATACAGGCCTGAGAGCCGGAGCCTGGCCATGTCTACCTCAATGAAATCACTGTCGGAGGCAACTGCAGAGGGGCAGATACAGAAG GATTCGGACCCTGGTGAATCCCACCTCAAGTTGATGGGGAGCCCTCGTAGCATTCACAACGGAGACACCCCCACAAGGAGCTGTTTAAACGGATTTCAGTCGCCCAGTCGAGGGACACCACCCCACGCTGCCACCAACGGCAAGTTAGCTGATCCGAGAGGTACAGAGGAGCAGAAGATGGTAAAGTTAAAACCCCAGGCCCTGATGAACGTCTCCTCCGAACCCACCAACACCATGTCGCCCCCGCCTGCCAAGAAGCTGGCACTCTCAGCTAAGAAG GCGGCCTGTTCCCTCCAGACACCGAGCGACAGTGAGCCTCAGTTCCCTCCACGCCATCCGTCCAGCAATCCCCATCATCCAGTGAAACACCAACACCTCACCTCCTCATCGCCAGCACACAAAAACAG GGTTCTCCCATCCCATTCTCCCAAATTGCAGACTCCATCTAAATTAGGATTAGGCTCCACATGTAGTAATAGTAGAAGCCCCAagaaatggtcagtttcctctgAATCTGATTCACTGAACTCACAGCTGCCCTCTTCCTCTCACCTCAACGGATTTGCTGCCAGAGCTATGGTGCTCCACAGCCCATCTGGCCCTGACTCCAAGGCACCAGTCGAACCCGGGACTGGTTCAGAAACTCTTCCCTCTGGTACCTTGGTGCCTGAATCCAGGCTTAAcctcaaaagaaaaaagaagaaacataAACACAAATCAGAGGGAGTGGGAGAGGAGTGCCCTCCACCAGAGCCTGAGGTATCTGCAGAGGCCAGCTGCGAGGAAGCGACAGAGGTCCCTCACAAAgaggagaagaagaaaaagaagaaaaagaggaagaggagggacgAGGAGGAGGGGGAAACGGACCCTCCCAGGGCAAGCGTGCACACTCACCTGGAGGAGAAGCAAGAGGAAGTGGACTGGAGTCTCGCCGGGGCCTGGAGCATCACTGCgtccacacagcacagtgagaaAGGTGAGCGCAAACACACGGTCAGGCAGGGCGACACTTCAGGAGAATCTGCCTTGCACAGTCCTGGAGGAGAAGAGGAAACGGCGGTGCGagtcaaaaagaagaaaaagaagcaaagggagaaacacagagagacatttGTAGAAGAAACGGTTCCAGAGCCTGTGTTGGAAAG TTTAACACTGGAGGAACAACAGCCAGCGATGAACACAGATGAACTGACAGaatcaaaaaagaagaaaaagcacaaaaaagaaagggaggaaaaaaaaaaggaaaagagaaGAAGGAATGTAAGTGAAGAGGAAGATGCTGGTTTCGATCCCATTCCAGTGGAGCACAAGGTTAACGGGGAAAGAGACAGAGAAGCCAAACAAG CTGCAGTGTTCGTTTGGGACAGCCAGGTTCAGGATGGTTATAAACGTACAGTGAACGCTCCCACGTCGGAGAGCACTTGCCCGGGTCCAAAGCCTTCCAGTCTTGCCTGGGATGGCAAAAAAGCGTCCAGTGTGGTGGATGAGCTTCTTAAACACTCCATGGATAAGGCATATGGAACAGAAG TCCTGACTTGGGAGGGGGCTGTCTCTGCTGTCAGCCAGGATGCTATTGAGGATGCTAGATTTGCTAAAAATGACACTGTGATTGATGAATGGGACGAGGATTTTGACACCGGAAAG GTTaagaaaattaaatttaaaaaggagAAAAAGAGAAACTTCAACGTCTTCCAGAAAATGCAGACCCATCGTAATTTCTGGTCGGCCACCCATCCGGGGAAGTTTGCCAGCCTCGGCTACCGATACTGA
- the LOC117423578 gene encoding ubiquitin carboxyl-terminal hydrolase 36-like isoform X2: MPIVDKLKEALKPGRKDSADDGDLNKLLASSAKKVLLQKIEFEPASKGFSYQLEALKSKYVILNPKSEGATGQRPTDLIQIKKQVSENASGGDSDGIPAPHKVLFPGNRLSMKWERVYRVGAGLHNLGNTCFLNSTVQCLTYTPPLANYLLSKEHSRACHQSGFCMMCIMQNHLIQAFANTGNAIKPVSFIRDLKKIARHFRFGSQEDAHEFLRYTIDAMQKACLNGYTKLDRQTQATTLVHQIFGGYLRSRVKCSVCKSVSDTYDPYLDIAVEIRQAPNIVRALEMFVKPDVLIGENAYMCAKCKKKVPASKRFTVHRPSNVLTLSLKRFANFSGGKITKDVGYPEFLNIRPYMSQSSGDPVMYGLYAVLVHSGYSCHAGHYYCYVKASSGQWYQMNDSVVHASNIKVVLNQQAYVLFYLRIPDSKKSLDGLGSKQSSIQSSRNSMTPELTKKSPLNGTLSSPQVGKKLESPQMRKIQVANGVGIPVPRNGTSQSPKLSQGSQSPRTPSKPSNTPAVIDETMKKVKKPSPPLQARGSHGPVVNGTGGGRPESDKRYRPESRSLAMSTSMKSLSEATAEGQIQKDSDPGESHLKLMGSPRSIHNGDTPTRSCLNGFQSPSRGTPPHAATNGKLADPRGTEEQKMVKLKPQALMNVSSEPTNTMSPPPAKKLALSAKKTPSDSEPQFPPRHPSSNPHHPVKHQHLTSSSPAHKNRVLPSHSPKLQTPSKLGLGSTCSNSRSPKKWSVSSESDSLNSQLPSSSHLNGFAARAMVLHSPSGPDSKAPVEPGTGSETLPSGTLVPESRLNLKRKKKKHKHKSEGVGEECPPPEPEVSAEASCEEATEVPHKEEKKKKKKKRKRRDEEEGETDPPRASVHTHLEEKQEEVDWSLAGAWSITASTQHSEKGERKHTVRQGDTSGESALHSPGGEEETAVRVKKKKKKQREKHRETFVEETVPEPVLESLTLEEQQPAMNTDELTESKKKKKHKKEREEKKKEKRRRNVSEEEDAGFDPIPVEHKVNGERDREAKQAAVFVWDSQVQDGYKRTVNAPTSESTCPGPKPSSLAWDGKKASSVVDELLKHSMDKAYGTEVLTWEGAVSAVSQDAIEDARFAKNDTVIDEWDEDFDTGKVKKIKFKKEKKRNFNVFQKMQTHRNFWSATHPGKFASLGYRY, translated from the exons ATGCCCATAGTGGACAAACTAAAAGAGGCTCTGAAGCCGGGTCGGAAGGACTCTGCTGACGACGGCGATCTCAACAAGCTCCTAGCGTCCTCCGCAAAGAAAGTGCTGCTGCAGAAGATAGAGTTTGAGCCTGCCAGCAAAGGCTTCTCCTACCAGCTAGAGGCACTCAAGAGCAAGTATGTCATCCTCAACCCCAAATCTGAGGGAGCAACGGGACAGAGGCCCACAGATCTGATCCAGATCAAAAAACAAG TCTCAGAGAATGCGAGTGGGGGGGACAGCGATGGCATTCCTGCCCCTCACAAGGTGCTGTTCCCGGGGAACAGGCTGTCCATGAAGTGGGAGCGAGTTTATCGGGTTGGAGCCGGCCTCCACAACCTGGGTAACACCTGCTTCCTCAACTCCACTGTGCAGTGTCTTACCTACACCCCACCACTAGCCAACTACCTCCTGTCCAAGGAGCACAGCAGAGCAT GTCACCAGTCTGGGTTTTGTATGATGTGCATTATGCAAAACCACTTAATCCAGGCTTTCGCCAACACTGGCAACGCCATCAAACCAGTCTCCTTCATCAGAGACCTGAAAA aaattgCCAGACATTTCCGCTTCGGGAGTCAGGAGGATGCACATGAGTTCCTGCGCTACACCATTGATGCTATGCAGAAAGCCTGCCTTAACGGTTACACCAA gttagacagacaaacacaggcTACCACTTTAGTCCATCAGATATTTGGAGGTTATCTCAGGTCAAGAG TCAAGTGTTCGGTTTGTAAAAGCGTGTCAGATACCTACGACCCTTATCTGGACATAGCGGTTGAGATCCGG CAAGCTCCAAACATTGTCAGAGCTCTCGAGATGTTTGTGAAGCCAGATGTCCTGATTGGAGAGAACGCCTATATGTGTGCAAA GTGCAAGAAAAAAGTGCCAGCGTCCAAGCGGTTTACGGTTCATCGGCCGTCCAACGTCTTGACCCTGTCTCTCAAGAGGTTTGCGAACTTCAGCGGAGGCAAGATCACCAAG GATGTTGGTTACCCCGAATTCTTGAATATCCGCCCATACATGTCCCAGAGCTCCGGGGACCCTGTTATGTATGGACTGTACGCTGTTCTGGTGCATTCTGGGTACAGCTGCCATGCTGGTCACTACTACTGCTATGTTAAG GCCAGCAGTGGACAGTGGTACCAGATGAATGATTCTGTGGTGCATGCCAGCAATATCAAAGTTGTTCTCAACCAGCAGGCCTACGTTCTGTTTTATCTAAG AATCCCAGATTCAAAGAAGAGCTTGGATGGTCTCGGGTCTAAGCAGAGCTCAATCCAGTCTAGTAGGAACAGCATGACACCAGAACTAACAAAGAAATCCCCTCTTAATGGAACTCTTTCTTCACCGCAAGTAGGGAAG AAACTGGAGTCCCCGCAGATGAGGAAGATCCAGGTTGCTAATGGAGTTGGTATTCCGGTCCCCCGAAACGGCACCAGCCAGTCCCCGAAGCTCTCGCAGGGCTCCCAGTCCCCCAGGACCCCCTCCAAGCCCTCCAACACCCCTGCTGTGATCGACGAGACGATGAAAAAGGTGAAGAAGCCATCGCCGCCACTTCAGGCACGGGGCAGTCACGGGCCGGTTGTTAATGGTACCGGTGGAGGCAGGCCTGAGAGTGACAAACGATACAGGCCTGAGAGCCGGAGCCTGGCCATGTCTACCTCAATGAAATCACTGTCGGAGGCAACTGCAGAGGGGCAGATACAGAAG GATTCGGACCCTGGTGAATCCCACCTCAAGTTGATGGGGAGCCCTCGTAGCATTCACAACGGAGACACCCCCACAAGGAGCTGTTTAAACGGATTTCAGTCGCCCAGTCGAGGGACACCACCCCACGCTGCCACCAACGGCAAGTTAGCTGATCCGAGAGGTACAGAGGAGCAGAAGATGGTAAAGTTAAAACCCCAGGCCCTGATGAACGTCTCCTCCGAACCCACCAACACCATGTCGCCCCCGCCTGCCAAGAAGCTGGCACTCTCAGCTAAGAAG ACACCGAGCGACAGTGAGCCTCAGTTCCCTCCACGCCATCCGTCCAGCAATCCCCATCATCCAGTGAAACACCAACACCTCACCTCCTCATCGCCAGCACACAAAAACAG GGTTCTCCCATCCCATTCTCCCAAATTGCAGACTCCATCTAAATTAGGATTAGGCTCCACATGTAGTAATAGTAGAAGCCCCAagaaatggtcagtttcctctgAATCTGATTCACTGAACTCACAGCTGCCCTCTTCCTCTCACCTCAACGGATTTGCTGCCAGAGCTATGGTGCTCCACAGCCCATCTGGCCCTGACTCCAAGGCACCAGTCGAACCCGGGACTGGTTCAGAAACTCTTCCCTCTGGTACCTTGGTGCCTGAATCCAGGCTTAAcctcaaaagaaaaaagaagaaacataAACACAAATCAGAGGGAGTGGGAGAGGAGTGCCCTCCACCAGAGCCTGAGGTATCTGCAGAGGCCAGCTGCGAGGAAGCGACAGAGGTCCCTCACAAAgaggagaagaagaaaaagaagaaaaagaggaagaggagggacgAGGAGGAGGGGGAAACGGACCCTCCCAGGGCAAGCGTGCACACTCACCTGGAGGAGAAGCAAGAGGAAGTGGACTGGAGTCTCGCCGGGGCCTGGAGCATCACTGCgtccacacagcacagtgagaaAGGTGAGCGCAAACACACGGTCAGGCAGGGCGACACTTCAGGAGAATCTGCCTTGCACAGTCCTGGAGGAGAAGAGGAAACGGCGGTGCGagtcaaaaagaagaaaaagaagcaaagggagaaacacagagagacatttGTAGAAGAAACGGTTCCAGAGCCTGTGTTGGAAAG TTTAACACTGGAGGAACAACAGCCAGCGATGAACACAGATGAACTGACAGaatcaaaaaagaagaaaaagcacaaaaaagaaagggaggaaaaaaaaaaggaaaagagaaGAAGGAATGTAAGTGAAGAGGAAGATGCTGGTTTCGATCCCATTCCAGTGGAGCACAAGGTTAACGGGGAAAGAGACAGAGAAGCCAAACAAG CTGCAGTGTTCGTTTGGGACAGCCAGGTTCAGGATGGTTATAAACGTACAGTGAACGCTCCCACGTCGGAGAGCACTTGCCCGGGTCCAAAGCCTTCCAGTCTTGCCTGGGATGGCAAAAAAGCGTCCAGTGTGGTGGATGAGCTTCTTAAACACTCCATGGATAAGGCATATGGAACAGAAG TCCTGACTTGGGAGGGGGCTGTCTCTGCTGTCAGCCAGGATGCTATTGAGGATGCTAGATTTGCTAAAAATGACACTGTGATTGATGAATGGGACGAGGATTTTGACACCGGAAAG GTTaagaaaattaaatttaaaaaggagAAAAAGAGAAACTTCAACGTCTTCCAGAAAATGCAGACCCATCGTAATTTCTGGTCGGCCACCCATCCGGGGAAGTTTGCCAGCCTCGGCTACCGATACTGA